One segment of Rosa chinensis cultivar Old Blush chromosome 6, RchiOBHm-V2, whole genome shotgun sequence DNA contains the following:
- the LOC112173850 gene encoding glutamyl-tRNA(Gln) amidotransferase subunit C, chloroplastic/mitochondrial, whose product MGSRALLLVKEVSSSLLPKNQFLPNFNSHRKFAQVLHRRRSFSAATTAGSPPLEALDVPRLAETARISLTPQEVEEFAPKIGQVMEWFGQLQAVDLESVEPSIRADTEGDNFRADVPETFENRNAIIAAIPNYEEPYIKVPKVLNKE is encoded by the exons ATGGGGAGCAGAGCTTTGCTTCTGGTGAAGGAGGTGTCTTCTTCTTTGTTACCCAAGAACCAGTTTTTACCCAACTTTAACTCCCACCGAAAATTTGCGCAAGTGCTTCACCGGCGGCGAAGTTTTTCAGCTGCAACAACTGCTGGGTCTCCTCCTCTGGAAGCTCTGGATGTGCCACGTCTGGCTGAGACTGCTCGAATTTCTCTGACCCCTCAAGAG GTTGAAGAATTTGCTCCCAAAATTGGACAAGTCATGGAATG GTTTGGACAGCTTCAAGCAGTTGATCTTGAAAGCGTGGAGCCCTCTATAAGAGCAG ATACTGAAGGTGATAATTTCCGTGCTGATGTCCCCGAAACATTTGAGAATAG GAATGCCATAATTGCTGCTATTCCAAATTATGAGGAGCCATACATCAAGGTTCCCAAGGTCTTGAACAAAGAGTAG
- the LOC112169756 gene encoding uncharacterized protein LOC112169756: MARFHPPTLHFAFCFILIALTTNPSLLLASEDDDEFSDSNLFHQDYSPPAPPPPPPHPPSVSCTDDLGGVGSLDTTCQIVSDLNLTGDVYIAGKGNFYILPGVRFYCDTPGCSIIVNVTGNFSLGNSSSVFAGAFEVVAHNASFLNGSVVNTTALAGIPPPQTSGTPQGIDGAGGGHGGRGACCLVDHSKLPEDVWGGDAYSWSSLQRPCSFGSRGGSTSKEVDYGGLGGGIVKLVITNFLEVNGSVLAEGGDGGAKGGGGSGGSIYIKAQRMTGSGRISACGGNGYAGGGGGRVSIDVFSRHDDPSVFVHGGSSNACPENAGGAGTLYDAVPRSLIISNHNKSTDTETLLLEFPYQPLMTNVYVRNKARATVPLLWSRVQVQGQISLLCDSVLSFGLQHYASSEFELLAEELLMSDSVIKVYGALRMSVKMFLMWNSKMLIDGGGEEAVDTSLLEASNLVVLRESSVIHSNANLGVHGQGLLNLSGPGDWIQAQRLVLSLFYSIHVGPGSVLRGPLENATSDSVTPKLYCENEDCPVELLHPPEDCNVNSSLSFTLQICRVEDINIAGLIKGSIVHFHRARTIAVHSTGMISASGMGCTGGVGSGTVLSNGIGSGGGHGGKGGAACINGSCVEGGITYGNEKLPCELGSGSGYDSSAGSTAGGGIIVMGSLEHPLSSMSVEGLVTADGEDSESGRPGGGSGGTILLFLRTIDLAKSANLSSAGGYGSSNGAGGGGGGRIHFHWSDIPTGDVYQPIANVEGNIHAGGGTGRDQDGAGEHGTVTGKACPKGLYGTFCEECPAGTYKDVIGSDGALCHDCPAKDLPQRAIYISVRGGVAETPCPYKCISDRYHMPNCYTALEELIYTFGGPWLFGLLLIGLLILLALVLSVARMKFVGVDELPGPAPTQHGSQIDHSFPFLESLNEVLETNRAEESHSHVHRMYFMGPNTFSEPWHLPHTPPEQIKEIVYEGPFNTFVDEINAIANYQWWEGAMYIILAVLAYPLACSWQQWRRRLKLQRLREFVRSEYDHACLRSCRSRALYEGIKVAATSDLMLAYVDFFLGGDEKRTDLPPRLHQRFPMSLPFGGDGSYMAPFCLHSDNIVTSLMSQSIPPTTWYRMVAGLNAQLRLVCRGRLRVTLLPVLRWLESHANPALRNYGVRVDLAWFQATAFGYRHYGLVVYALEEDHIDGAIGTEESRANSIYNENSSGHLIEEPLISQSHRSNVRRRRAYGGIVDANNVQMLMEPRDIFYPVSLMLHNTKPVGHQDLVGLVISMLLLGDFSLVLLTLLQLYSFTLVDVFLVLFILPLGILLPFPAGINALFSHGPRRSAGLARIHALWNLTSLINVVVAFVCGYVHFNSQASSKKHPFQPWNISMDDSEWWIFPAGLVLCKIFQSQLINWHVANLEIQDRSLYSNDFELFWQS, encoded by the exons ATGGCTCGCTTTCACCCTCCCACTCTTCATTTCGCATTCTGCTTCATCCTTATAGCTCTAACTACAAACCCTAGCCTCCTCCTTGCATCCGAAGACGACGACGAGTTTTCTGATTCCAATCTCTTCCACCAGGATTATTCGCCACCGgctccgccgccgccgccgccgcaccCGCCGTCGGTGTCCTGCACCGATGACCTCGGCGGCGTCGGCTCGCTGGACACCACGTGTCAGATAGTCTCTGATTTGAACCTCACCGGAGACGTGTATATAGCAGGGAAAGGAAATTTTTATATCCTACCCGGTGTGAGATTCTATTGCGATACTCCTGGTTGCTCCATAATCGTTAACGTTACTGGTAATTTTAGCTTAGGTAACTCGTCGTCGGTTTTCGCCGGAGCTTTTGAGGTCGTGGCGCACAATGCCAGCTTTCTCAACGGCTCAGTGGTGAACACGACGGCTCTGGCGGGGATACCGCCGCCGCAGACGAGCGGGACCCCGCAGGGGATAGACGGTGCGGGCGGCGGCCATGGAGGGCGCGGCGCGTGTTGTTTGGTGGACCATTCGAAGCTTCCGGAAGACGTGTGGGGCGGCGACGCCTATTCGTGGTCGTCGCTGCAGAGGCCGTGTAGTTTTGGGAGCAGAGGCGGTTCGACGAGTAAGGAAGTGGATTATGGAGGCTTAGGGGGAGGGATAGTGAAGCTGGTGATTACGAATTTTCTGGAGGTGAATGGTAGTGTTTTGGCTGAGGGAGGTGATGGAGGTGCCAAAGGTGGAGGTGGTTCTGGTGGCAGCATCTACATTAAGGCTCAGAGAAT GACTGGTAGTGGCAGGATAAGTGCTTGTGGTGGTAATGGTTatgctggtggcggtggtggAAGAGTGTCAATTGATGTTTTTAGCAGGCATGATGACCCTTCAGTATTTGTGCATG GAGGAAGTAGCAATGCATGTCCAGAAAATGCAGGCGGTGCTGGTACTTTATATGATGCAGTTCCTCGAAGCCTTATTATTAGCAATCATAACAAGTCAACAGATACAGAAACACTTCTTTTGGAGTTTCCTTATCAGCCTCTTATGACAAATGTATATGTTCGAAATAAAGCTAGGGCTACTGTCCCTCTGCTTTGGAGTCGAGTCCAG GTGCAAGGACAGATAAGTCTTCTCTGTGACAGTGTGCTTAGCTTTGGACTTCAACATTATGCTTCATCAGAATTTGAGTTATTGGCTGAAGAATTGCTAATGAGCGATTCTGTAATAAAG GTGTATGGAGCCTTGCGCATGTCCGTAAAAATGTTCTTGATGTGGAATTCCAAGATGCTTATAGATGGTGGTGGAGAAGAAGCTGTTGACACATCCTTACTTGAGGCTAGTAACTTGGTTGTTCTCAGG GAGTCATCTGTGATACACTCTAATGCAAATTTGGGAGTTCATGGACAAGGGTTACTGAACCTATCAGGACCAGGAGATTGGATTCAAGCACAACGTCTGGTGCTATCACTATTCTACAGTATTCAT GTTGGGCCTGGATCTGTTTTGCGTGGCCCCTTAGAGAACGCAACATCTGATTCTGT AACACCAAAGCTCTACTGTGAAAATGAAGATTGCCCGGTTGAGCTACTTCATCCACCTGAAGATTGCAATGTGAACTCCTCATTGTCCTTTACACTTCAG ATATGCCGGGTTGAGGATATCAATATTGCAGGCCTGATAAAAGGATCCATTGTTCATTTTCACAGGGCAAGGACCATTGCTGTCCACTCTACTGGAATGATAAGTGCATCAGGAATGG GCTGCACCGGTGGTGTAGGGAGTGGCACCGTTCTGAGCAATGGAATTGGCAGTGGTGGTGGGCATGGTGGTAAAGGTGGGGCTGCATGTATTAATGGTAGTTGTGTTGAGGGTGGAATCACATATGGGAATGAAAAGTTGCCTTGTGAACTTGGTAGTGGAAGTGGATATGACAGTTCAGCTGGTTCAACTGCTGGTGGTGGTATTATTG TAATGGGTTCTTTAGAACATCCATTGTCAAGTATGTCTGTTGAAGGCTTGGTGACAGCTGATGGTGAAGATTCTGAAAGTGGACGTCCTGGGGGTGGTTCTGGTGGAACTATACTTCTCTTCTTGCGTACAATAGATCTTGCTAAATCTGCCAATCTCTCGAGTGCTGGGGGATATGGGAGTTCCAATGGGgcaggtggtggtggtggtggaagaATTCATTTTCATTGGTCAGACATTCCCACTGGAGATGTTTATCAGCCCATTGCAAATGTGGAGGGAAACATTCATGCAGG GGGAGGGACAGGCAGAGACCAGGATGGTGCTGGAGAACATGGGACAGTGACGGGAAAAGCATGCCCAAAAGGGCTATATGGGACCTTTTGTGAG GAATGTCCAGCTGGCACTTATAAGGATGTCATTGGGTCTGATGGGGCACTTTGTCATGATTGTCCTGCTAAAGACCTTCCTCAACGTGCTATTTATATTTCTGTTCGAG GTGGTGTTGCCGAGACGCCTTGTCCTTACAAATGCATTTCAGACAGATATCACATGCCAAACTGTTATACAGCTCTTGAAGAGTTGATCTACACATTTGGTGGGCCTTGGCTATTTGGTCTTCTTCTGATTGGTCTCCTCATCCTGTTAGCTTTGGTGCTAAGTGTCGCGCGTATGAAATTTGTTGGGGTTGATGAATTACCAGGCCCAGCTCCCACTCAACATGGCTCACAAATAGACCACTCTTTTCCATTTCTTGAATCATTGAACGAG GTTTTGGAAACAAACAGAGCTGAGGAGTCCCATAGCCATGTGCACAGAATGTATTTTATGGGTCCGAATACATTCAGCGAACCTTGGCATCTGCCTCACACTCCTCCAgaacaaataaaagagattgT ATACGAGGGTCCTTTCAATACATTTGTTGATGAGATTAATGCCATAGCCAATTATCAGTGGTGGGAGGGAGCAATGTACATCATTCTTGCTGTTCTTGCATACCCCCTTGCATGCTCATGGCAACAGTGGCGCCGAAGATTGAAATTGCAACGCCTGCGTGAATTTGTTCGATCGGAATACGATCATGCCTGCTTACGGTCTTGTCGTTCACGTGCTCTTTATGAAGGAATTAAG GTAGCTGCCACTTCTGATTTAATGCTAGCTTATGTGGACTTCTTCCTTGGTGGAGATGAAAAGAGAACTGATCTTCCTCCTCGTTTACATCAAAGATTTCCTATGTCATTACCTTTTGGGGGTGATGGAAGTTATATGGCTCCTTTCTGTCTTCACAGTGATAATATTGTCACAAGTCTCATGAGTCAG TCGATCCCACCGACCACATGGTACCGTATGGTGGCTGGTTTGAATGCACAATTACGCTTAGTTTGCCGTGGAAGGCTAAGAGTTACACTCCTTCCTGTCCTTAGGTGGCTTGAAAGCCATGCCAATCCGGCTTTGAGGAATTATGGTGTACGTGTTGATCTTGCATGGTTTCAGGCTACAGCTTTTGGTTATCGCCATTATGGACTAGTGGTGTATGCTCTTGAAGAAGACCACATTGATGGAGCAATTGGAACTGAAGAATCACG TGCAAATAGCATTTACAATGAAAATTCTTCTGGTCATTTGATAGAAGAACCACTCATAAGCCAGTCTCACAGAAGCAATGTGAGGCGAAGGAGAGCATATGGAGGGATTGTAGATGCCAACAATGTACAAATGCTTATGGAACCGAGAGATATATTTTATCCTGTCTCTCTTATGCTTCATAATACTAAACCCGTTGGACACCAG GATCTTGTTGGTTTAGTCATCTCAATGCTTCTTTTAGGAgattttagtttagttttgctCACATTACTCCAACTGTATTCGTTTACATTAGTGGATGTCTTTCTGGTTCTGTTTATTTTACCGCTCGGCATTCTTCTCCCATTTCCTGCTGGTATTAATGCTCTGTTCAGTCATGGACCCAGACGTTCTGCCGGGCTTGCACGTATACATGCTCTGTGGAATCTTACATCCTTAATTAATGTT GTGGTTGCTTTCGTTTGTGGATATGTTCACTTTAACAGTCAAGCATCGAGTAAAAAACATCCATTTCAACCCTGgaatataagcat GGATGACAGTGAATGGTGGATTTTTCCTGCTGGTCTGGTTCTTTGTAAAATTTTTCAATCACAGCTAATCAATTGGCATGTAGCAAACCTGGAGATTCAAGACCGTTCCTTGTACAGCAATGATTTTGAGCTGTTCTGGCAATCCTGA